The following coding sequences lie in one Populus nigra chromosome 15, ddPopNigr1.1, whole genome shotgun sequence genomic window:
- the LOC133674529 gene encoding serine/threonine protein phosphatase 2A 57 kDa regulatory subunit B' kappa isoform-like produces MLRQILSKLPRKSSKTDSAESARPESPVTQQISNGSSAGSGKSSNGPKRTSSVVFPASVVAGIEPLVPFKDVPSAEKMNLFVSKVSLCCVTFDFSDSSKNTLEKDVKRQTLLELVDFVAAGSMKFSEPAILAMCRMCAVNLFRVFPPNYRSNSSSIGENDDNDDPMFDPAWPHLQIVYDLLLRFINSTCLDAKVAKKYIDHSFILRLLDLFDTEDPRERECLKAILHRVYGKFMVHRPFIRKSLSNIFYRFVFETERHNGIAELLEIFGSIISGFAMPLKEEHKIFLWRVLIPLHKPKSVGVYFQQLSYCVVQFIEKEPRLASMVIKGILKYWPITNSQKEVMFLGELEEILEAISMVEFQKVMVPLFWRIGCCINSLHFQVAERALFLWNNDQIVNLIAHNRPVILPIIFPALEKNAHDHWNQGVLNLTLNVRKMFSEMDDALYLACLDQFREDEGRQSVLAEQRKEAWQRLEYAASLKPITRNTAVLVTPLATSIAC; encoded by the exons ATGTTGAGGCAAATCTTGAGTAAGCTTCCAAGAAAATCTTCAAAAACTGACTCAGCTGAGTCAGCTCGGCCTGAGTCTCCAGTAACTCAGCAGATATCCAATGGCTCAAGTGCAGGTTCGGGGAAGTCATCCAATGGTCCAAAAAGAACGTCTTCTGTTGTATTTCCAGCTAGTGTGGTTGCTGGGATTGAGCCACTTGTGCCATTCAAAGACGTGCCTAGTGCAGAGAAGATGAATCTCTTTGTGAGCAAAGTAAGCCTGTGTTGCGTAACTTTTGATTTCAGTGACTCAAGTAAGAATACACTTGAAAAGGATGTAAAGAGACAGACTTTGCTTGAACTTGTTGATTTTGTGGCTGCTGGGTCTATGAAATTTAGTGAACCTGCCATTTTAGCTATGTGTAGAATGTGCGCTGTTAATTTGTTTAGGGTGTTTCCTCCGAATTATAGGTCTAATTCGAGTAGCATTGGCGagaatgatgataatgatgaccCAATGTTCGATCCTGCGTGGCCTCATCTGCAAATTGTGTATGATTTGTTGCTTAGATTCATCAATTCTACGTGCTTAGATGCGAAAGTTGCTAAGAAGTACATAGACCATTCGTTTATATTGCGGCTGCTTGATTTGTTTGACACGGAGGATCCAAGAGAAAGGGAGTGCTTAAAGGCTATATTGCATAGGGTTTATGGGAAGTTTATGGTGCACAGGCCATTTATTCGAAAGTCTCTGAGCAATATATTCTATAGATTTGTGTTTGAGACTGAGAGGCATAATGGGATTGCAGAGTTGTTGGAGATTTTTGGGAGTATAATCAGTGGGTTTGCCATGCCTTTGAAAGAGGAGCACAAGATTTTCTTATGGAGGGTTTTGATTCCTCTGCATAAGCCGAAGTCTGTGGGAGTTTACTTTCAGCAGTTGTCATATTGTGTGGTACAATTTATTGAGAAGGAGCCCAGGTTGGCGAGCATGGTGATAAAGGGGATACTGAAATACTGGCCAATAACTAATAGCCAGAAGGAGGTAATGTTCCTGGGTGAGTTGGAAGAGATTTTGGAAGCAATTAGCATGGTGGAGTTTCAAAAGGTCATGGTTCCATTGTTCTGGCGGATCGGATGCTGCATTAATAGTCTCCACTTCCAG gtgGCTGAAAGAGCCCTCTTCTTATGGAACAATGACCAAATTGTCAACTTGATTGCTCACAATAGGCCTGTGATTCTGCCCATCATATTTCCAGCATTAGAAAAGAATGCCCATGACCATTGGAACCAAGGGGTGCTCAATTTAACTCTAAACGTCAGGAAGATGTTCTCAGAGATGGATGATGCATTGTACCTGGCCTGCCTTGATCAGTTCAGGGAGGATGAAGGAAGGCAAAGCGTATTGGCTGAGCAGCGGAAGGAAGCATGGCAGCGGCTGGAGTATGCTGCCAGTCTCAAGCCAATAACTAGAAACACAGCCGTTTTGGTAACTCCTTTGGCGACCTCAATTGCCTGTTAA
- the LOC133673966 gene encoding cyclin-A2-2-like — translation MHCPSSRQAKMNKENATAAKHEEPTTRITRARAKASGTSVGLFPASKPSFKQDQKHPLGAKTKRAASDENKSCSTSVAGLKHKRRAVLKDVTNVLCENSHLNCNIATKQHTSKQARKCPRNKNAEVAAHISMEISPAQEDVKEKLAEELSKIRMGEAQDFTSPAKLEEKKQSDCHGTREGGVADPRLLVPLSTKTPGVERPLKKEESEISEKLDASVGVSVVDIDSNIKDLQLCSLYAPDIFNNIRAKELDQRPSIDYMEKLQHDISPSMRGILIDWLVEVSEEYTLVPDTLYLTVNLIDRFLSQNYIEKQRLQLLGVTCMLIASKYEEICAPRVEEFCFITDNTYTRGEVLKMESQVLNFLHFHLSVPTTKSFLRRFIQAAQASCKVPCVELEFLANYLAELTLVEYNFLKLLPSLIAASVVFLARWTLNQSDHPWNSTLEHYTSYTASELKTTVLALEDLQLNTDGCCLNAIRDKYRQQKFKSVAALTSVQRVSSLF, via the exons ATGCATTGCCCTTCCTCGAGGCAAGCAAAGATGAATAAAGAAAATGCAACTGCTGCCAAACATGAAGAGCCCACTACTCGAATTACACGGGCACGTGCTAAAGCTTCGGGGACTTCAGTAGGATTATTTCCTGCCTCAAAACCCTCCTTTAAACAGGATCAGAAGCATCCTCTTGGAGCAAAGACCAAAAGAGCAGCATCAGATGAGAACAAATCTTGTTCAACCTCAGTTGCTGGTCTTAAGCATAAGAGAAGGGCAGTGCTTAAAGATGTGACCAACGTTCTTTGTGAGAATTCTCATCTGAACTGCAACATTGCAACAAAACAACAT ACTAGCAAACAAGCTAGAAAATGTCCTCGAAATAAGAATGCAGAGGTGGCTGCTCATATCTCTATGGAAATTTCACCGGCTCAGGAGGATGTAAAAGAAAAGTTAGCTGAAGAGCTGTCAAAAATAAGAATGGGGGAAGCACAAGATTTTACTTCACCAGCAaagttagaagaaaaaaaacaaagcgaTTGTCATGGCACAAGAGAAGGTGGTGTAGCAGATCCAAGGCTTCTAGTACCTCTTTCCACAAAAACTCCAGGAGTTGAAAGGCCTCTAAAGAAAG AAGAAAGTGAAATTTCTGAGAAACTGGATGCCTCAGTTGGCGTGAGCGTAGTGGATATTGATTCAAACATAAAAGACCTTCAGCTCTGCAGCTTGTATGCCCCTGATATATTTAACAATATACGTGCTAAGGAG CTCGACCAAAGGCCTTCGATTGATTACATGGAGAAGTTGCAGCATGATATTAGTCCTAGCATGCGAGGAATTCTGATCGACTGGCTTGTGGAG GTTTCTGAAGAATATACGTTGGTTCCAGATACACTTTACCTCACTGTCAATCTCATTGATCGATTCCTCTCACAGAactatattgaaaaacaaagactCCAACTGCTTGGTGTTACTTGCATGTTGATTGCCTC TAAGTATGAAGAAATTTGTGCGCCAAGAGTGGAAGAGTTTTGCTTCATCACTGACAATACTTACACAAGAGGAGAG GTTCTGAAAATGGAGAGTCAAGTCCTGAATTTCTTGCACTTTCATTTATCAGTTCCCACCACGAAATCATTTCTGAG GAGATTCATTCAAGCAGCACAAGCTTCCTGCAAG GTCCCTTGTGTCGAGCTGGAGTTCTTGGCAAATTATCTAGCAGAGTTGACTCTTGTTGAGTACAACTTCCTAAAGTTATTACCTTCCCTCATAGCCGCATCTGTTGTTTTTCTTGCCCGATGGACACTCAATCAATCAGACCACCCATGG AACTCAACTCTAGAGCACTACACTAGTTACACAGCATCAGAACTGAAAACTACAGTGCTTGCCCTGGAAGATTTGCAGCTGAACACTGATGGTTGTTGCCTAAATGCTATACGGGACAAATATAGACAACAGAAG TTCAAATCCGTAGCAGCTTTGACCTCCGTACAACGAGTTTCATCGCTTTTCTGA